A window of the Falco biarmicus isolate bFalBia1 chromosome 10, bFalBia1.pri, whole genome shotgun sequence genome harbors these coding sequences:
- the ZFP64 gene encoding zinc finger protein 64: MNPGGGGGAAPAFPGPVQFPGSTTVLVELTPDIHICGICKQQFNNLDAFVGHKQSGCQLTSATAGAASTVQFVSEETVPSTQAQTTTRTIASETQTITVSAPEFVFEHGYQTYLPSESSEPPTAAIVSAPPKVRSRKSTSSVTQKKLNCCYPGCQFKTSYGMKDMERHLRTHTGDKPHKCEVCNKCFSRKDKLKMHMRSHTGVKPYKCKHCDYAAADSSSLNKHQRIHSNERPFKCQICPYASRNSSQLTVHLRSHTGDAPFQCQMCPAKFKINSDLKRHMRVHSGEKPYKCEFCEVRCAMKGNLKSHIRIKHSMENTLKCPECEFQCGNKTSLRHHIRTHQPEQPVKCSECNYSCSNKAALKVHERIHCKDRPFKCEFCSFDTKQRSNLTTHVRKAHGDKVKTKKQTVEKKEGDRPKQGGSRQVAKLDAKRAFKCDLCDASFVREDSLRSHKKQHSMYNGSKNNELAVLQLQMDPSRHTSAPITVSHLQVPLQAAQVSPYNEGRVKIIVGHQVPQTNSIVQAASVNVMPPTLVSQNQEDLSANSRLQLLGQVSLLAPPPPPIAQSEAGPVAQPAVLLTTHDQSDGSALHQTLIPAAPVSSHEASANQAFITSSGISCSDLEGLNALIQEGATEVTVVSDGGQSITVSTSAPPPPIFSSSSHTDTPKQTYSIIQSGAHTALLCPADSIPD, translated from the exons ATGAaccccggcggcggcgggggggcggcgccGGCCTTCCCCGGCCCTGTGCAGT TTCCCGGCAGCACCACCGTGCTGGTGGAGCTCACCCCCGACATCCACATCTGTGGCATCTGCAAGCAGCAGTTCAATAACCTCGACGCATTCGTTGGGCACAAGCAAAGTGGCTGCCAGCTCACTAGTGCGACAGCTGGGGCCGCCAGTACGGTCCAGTTTGTGTCGGAAGAAACAGTGCCGTCCACACAGGCACAAACCACAACCAGGACCATCGCTTCGGAGACCCAGACCATCACAG TTTCTGCACCAGAGTTTGTTTTTGAGCATGGCTATCAAACATACCTGCCCAGTGAGAGCAGTGAGCCTCCAACTGCTGCTATCGTCTCTGCACCACCAAAAGTACGTTCAAGAAAATCCACTTCCTCAGTTACACAGAAGAAGCTAAACTGCTGCTATCCAG GTTGCCAGTTCAAGACTTCCTATGGCATGAAGGATATGGAACGTCATCTACGAACGCACACAG gAGACAAGCCCCATAAATGTGAAGTTTGTAACAAATGTTTTAGTCGTAAAGATAAGCTGAAGATGCATATGCGTTCTCACACTGGGGTGAAGCCTTACAAATGTAAACACTGTGACTAtgcagctgctgacagcagcagcctcaaCAAGCACCAGCGCATTCACTCCAATGAGCGTCCTTTTAAATGCCAGATCTGTCCTTATGCAAGCCGCAACTCTAGCCAGCTAACTGTACATCTCAGATCCCACACAG GAGATGCTCCTTTCCAATGTCAGATGTGTCCTGCTAAATTTAAAATCAACTCAGACTTGAAAAGGCACATGCGTGTGCATTCTGGTGAGAAACCTTACAAATGTGAGTTCTGTGAGGTCCGGTGTGCCATGAAAGGAAACTTGAAATCACACATCCGTATCAAGCACAGCATGGAAAATACTCTCAAGTGTCCAGAGTGTGAATTTCAGTgtggaaacaaaacaagcctTCGGCACCACATAAGAACTCATCAGCCAGAACAACCAGTGAAGTGTTCCGAGTGCAACTACTCTTGCTCCAACAAGGCAGCTCTGAAAGTGCATGAGCGAATTCACTGCAAAGATCGTCCTTTCAAATGTGAATTCTGCAGCTTTGATACCAAGCAGCGGAGCAATCTGACAACTCATGTGAGGAAGGCTCATGGCGACAAAGTCAAGACCAAGAAGCAAACTgtggagaagaaggaaggagataGGCCAAAGCAAGGTGGCTCCAGGCAAGTTGCCAAATTGGATGCCAAGAGAGCATTTAAGTGTGACCTGTGTGATGCTTCCTTTGTCCGAGAAGATTCTCTTAGGAGTCATAAGAAGCAGCACAGTATGTATAATGGATCTAAAAATAATGAACTGGCTGTTCTGCAGCTCCAGATGGATCCCAGTCGGCACACCAGTGCCCCAATTACTGTCAGTCACCTCCAGGTCCCACTTCAGGCTGCTCAGGTTTCTCCATACAATGAGGGAAGGGTCAAGATCATTGTGGGTCATCAGGTCCCTCAGACTAACAGTATTGTTCAGGCTGCATCAGTGAATGTTATGCCTCCTACATTAGTTAGCCAGAATCAGGAAGACCTCTCAGCCAACAGCCGCTTGCAGCTTCTGGGCCAAGTCAGTTTGCTGGCACCACCTCCGCCTCCCATAGCTCAAAGTGAAGCAGGGCCTGTGGCACAACCAGCAGTTCTTCTCACAACCCATGACCAAAGCGATGGAAGTGCTTTACATCAGACTCTGATTCCTGCTGCTCCCGTCAGCAGTCACGAGGCCTCAGCAAACCAAGCTTTCATCACCAGCTCTGGAATCAGCTGCTCTGACTTAGAAGGCCTTAATGCTTTGATTCAAGAAGGAGCAACAGAAGTGACTGTGGTTAGTGATGGAGGTCAGAGTATAACAGTGTCCACTTCAGCTCCCCCTCCTCCTatcttttcttcatcctctcaCACAGACACCCCAAAGCAGACCTATTCTATCATTCAAAGTGGAGCCCATACAGCTTTGCTGTGTCCAGCAGACTCCATACCGGATTAG